One Streptomyces fagopyri DNA window includes the following coding sequences:
- a CDS encoding HAMP domain-containing protein, translated as MSLIGGIRPPIAVLSVLLLSLAAVTALVLGRVDNAGVPKAVLTSQQHFAEDGAIALRASIDESVTDVTRSAALFSAGQPVSGDAVLDKLGNTYQKWMGTAVVEIRTGKLVAARGETVPLTDVDTSSLGGENGLSPRMVRLKNGEVRLLSFGLLTWPDKPQLLLVASRNMKFPGISLGQFRSIAVVDAGGTTLSSDGIAAPESARNSIDRKDLTASRKQLDAFARQAAVQARRDPRSTKAPGTSGYQGVSGSLLGGMLLSDRSVAGYATLAVPQPGEKTTAAGLGLSVVAMVKVTEESSRAHSPVFGLLAAAALLVVGALAVTVLLATVQRPLIRLFLESRRLTRGDLARAVTVPGYGEAHRIGNALERLRRQLLGEATEDSGPAPRPRGVRRVGTRALLAVCAVLLLAWSAPLMLLVNRADSTAVVPRQLVDDQRERTDTLSDRVRRALNEGDADLQSVASLIGDRTEPEDMGKVLERTYDENRRYRSLYVVDSSGEIQAREGQKPKVIQSKRVSSVPIRLLGHGGKEPVVVAAAEIPGRKGARLVGEFRVEFLNALLTRPGLGVVRLVDDQNKIIAGNTGFLAFQSLPDHHLSDLVAASAQTLGKKPRPNGVLYRENGVRIAAAAPFSGTGSAETLGWSVVSWQRVDRLDIPEYNAQNRTVLAGLLGAAAAAACLGWLHIVVARPLRTLADRAEALAGGDRKTVLFPQHHDEVGAVTRSVELIRQQVQDQRRQQPGRSPAPPSAPQRQEPPRETPQSYPPQQYTRN; from the coding sequence ATGTCGCTGATCGGTGGCATTCGCCCACCGATCGCGGTCCTGTCGGTGCTCTTGCTGTCGCTCGCCGCCGTCACGGCACTCGTGCTCGGCCGCGTCGACAACGCCGGGGTGCCCAAGGCGGTGCTGACGTCCCAGCAGCACTTCGCCGAGGACGGCGCCATCGCGCTGCGCGCCTCCATCGACGAATCCGTCACCGACGTCACCCGCTCCGCCGCGCTGTTCAGCGCCGGGCAGCCGGTCTCCGGCGACGCCGTCCTCGACAAGCTCGGCAACACCTACCAGAAGTGGATGGGCACCGCCGTCGTCGAGATCCGCACCGGGAAGCTGGTCGCCGCCCGCGGTGAGACGGTGCCGCTGACCGACGTGGACACCTCCTCGCTGGGCGGTGAGAACGGGCTGTCACCGCGCATGGTCCGGCTGAAGAACGGCGAGGTACGGCTGCTGTCCTTCGGACTGCTGACCTGGCCGGACAAGCCGCAGTTGCTGCTCGTGGCGTCCCGGAACATGAAGTTCCCCGGCATCAGCCTCGGCCAGTTCCGCTCGATCGCCGTGGTCGACGCCGGCGGTACGACCCTCAGCAGCGACGGCATCGCCGCACCGGAGTCGGCGCGCAACAGCATCGACCGCAAGGACCTCACGGCCTCCCGCAAACAGCTCGACGCCTTCGCCCGGCAGGCCGCGGTCCAGGCCCGGCGGGATCCGCGCAGCACCAAGGCGCCCGGCACCAGTGGGTACCAGGGCGTCAGCGGCAGCCTGCTCGGCGGAATGCTGCTGAGTGACCGCTCCGTGGCCGGATACGCCACGCTGGCGGTACCCCAGCCCGGCGAGAAGACCACCGCCGCCGGGCTCGGCCTGTCCGTCGTGGCCATGGTCAAGGTCACCGAGGAGTCCAGCCGGGCCCATTCCCCGGTGTTCGGTCTGCTGGCTGCCGCCGCGCTGCTCGTGGTCGGCGCACTGGCCGTGACCGTCCTGCTGGCCACCGTGCAGCGCCCGCTGATCCGGCTGTTCCTGGAGTCCCGCCGGCTCACCCGCGGCGATCTGGCCCGCGCCGTCACCGTGCCCGGCTACGGCGAGGCACATCGCATCGGCAACGCGCTGGAACGGCTGCGCCGACAACTGCTCGGCGAGGCCACCGAGGACTCCGGCCCGGCCCCGCGTCCGCGAGGAGTGCGCCGGGTGGGCACCCGTGCCCTCCTCGCGGTCTGCGCGGTGCTGCTGCTGGCCTGGTCCGCGCCGCTGATGCTGCTGGTCAACCGCGCCGACAGCACGGCCGTCGTCCCCCGGCAACTCGTCGACGACCAGCGCGAACGCACCGACACGCTCAGCGACCGGGTGCGCCGCGCGCTCAACGAGGGTGACGCCGACCTCCAGTCGGTCGCGTCCCTGATCGGCGACCGGACCGAGCCCGAGGACATGGGCAAGGTCCTGGAACGCACGTACGACGAGAACCGGCGCTACCGCTCGCTCTACGTCGTCGACTCCTCCGGCGAGATCCAGGCCCGCGAGGGCCAGAAGCCCAAGGTGATCCAGTCCAAGCGGGTCTCCAGCGTCCCCATCCGGCTGCTGGGCCATGGCGGCAAGGAGCCCGTGGTCGTCGCCGCCGCCGAGATCCCGGGCCGCAAGGGAGCCCGGCTGGTCGGCGAGTTCCGCGTCGAGTTCCTCAACGCGCTGCTGACCCGGCCCGGTCTCGGCGTCGTCCGCCTCGTGGACGACCAGAACAAGATCATCGCCGGCAACACCGGCTTCCTCGCCTTCCAGTCACTGCCCGACCACCACCTGAGCGACCTCGTCGCGGCCAGCGCCCAGACGCTCGGCAAGAAGCCCCGCCCCAACGGCGTGCTCTACCGCGAGAACGGGGTCCGGATCGCCGCCGCCGCGCCGTTCTCCGGGACCGGTTCGGCCGAGACGCTCGGCTGGAGCGTGGTCAGCTGGCAGCGGGTCGACCGCCTCGACATCCCCGAGTACAACGCCCAGAACCGCACGGTCCTCGCCGGACTGCTCGGTGCCGCGGCGGCCGCCGCCTGTCTGGGCTGGCTGCACATCGTGGTCGCGCGGCCGCTGCGCACCCTGGCCGACCGCGCCGAGGCGCTGGCCGGGGGCGACCGCAAGACCGTGCTCTTCCCCCAGCACCACGACGAGGTCGGAGCCGTCACCCGCTCCGTGGAACTCATCCGGCAGCAGGTGCAGGACCAGCGCCGGCAACAGCCCGGCCGCAGCCCGGCCCCGCCGTCCGCCCCGCAGCGGCAGGAGCCGCCGCGGGAAACTCCCCAGTCGTACCCGCCCCAGCAGTACACAAGGAACTGA
- a CDS encoding CapA family protein produces MNRRRSRTLLSLLTPFSLLAAVSGCGLLSDDAGAEGGGRSFTVAAAGDILMHPDLVDQARKDGKGSDKAVDGLDFDPMMAGIKPVISKADLAICHFEPVMGTAKGPFEGFPDFQVPPQTARTIKDIGYDTCSTASNHTLDHGYEGVKRTLDALDAAGVKHTGSARTEKEANTPLIVDVKGVKVAQISFAYGFNEPHKLPKDKPWMANQQDLGRIKAAEKRARAAGADVVILSLHWGREHHPEPSSSQLSFAREIARNTGINLVIGHHAHVVEPMEKVDGTWVAYGLGNQIARHDVPTGLTEEGVIAWFTFTERGKGHWDVQPRYEPTLLTIPPDAENVRDGGTATYADGDIRDYRLLDVTAALRDDHDLTDAQRARLRLAFERTEGTLLNRGAAADGLKPLTRLPE; encoded by the coding sequence GTGAACAGACGCCGTAGCCGGACCCTGCTGTCCCTGCTGACCCCGTTCTCCCTCCTCGCCGCCGTGTCCGGCTGTGGTCTCCTCTCGGACGACGCCGGCGCCGAGGGCGGCGGGCGTTCCTTCACCGTCGCGGCCGCGGGGGACATCCTGATGCACCCCGATCTGGTCGATCAGGCGCGCAAGGACGGAAAGGGCAGCGACAAGGCCGTCGACGGCCTCGATTTCGATCCGATGATGGCCGGCATCAAGCCGGTGATCAGCAAGGCGGACCTGGCGATCTGCCACTTCGAGCCGGTGATGGGTACGGCGAAGGGCCCGTTCGAGGGCTTCCCCGACTTCCAGGTGCCGCCGCAGACCGCGAGGACGATCAAGGACATCGGCTACGACACCTGCTCGACCGCGTCCAACCACACCCTCGACCACGGTTACGAGGGCGTGAAACGCACACTGGACGCGCTGGACGCCGCCGGGGTGAAGCACACCGGCTCCGCCCGGACCGAGAAGGAGGCGAACACCCCGCTGATCGTGGACGTCAAGGGTGTGAAGGTGGCGCAGATATCCTTCGCCTACGGGTTCAACGAGCCGCACAAGCTGCCGAAGGACAAGCCGTGGATGGCCAACCAGCAGGACCTGGGCCGGATCAAGGCCGCTGAGAAGCGGGCCCGCGCGGCCGGGGCCGACGTGGTGATCCTCTCCCTGCACTGGGGCCGTGAGCACCACCCCGAGCCGTCCTCCTCACAGCTCTCCTTCGCCCGGGAGATCGCCCGGAACACCGGTATCAACCTGGTCATCGGCCACCACGCGCACGTCGTGGAGCCGATGGAGAAGGTCGACGGCACCTGGGTGGCCTACGGCCTCGGGAACCAGATCGCCCGGCACGACGTGCCGACCGGACTGACCGAGGAGGGCGTGATCGCCTGGTTCACGTTCACCGAGCGCGGCAAGGGCCACTGGGACGTCCAGCCCCGCTACGAGCCGACGCTGCTGACGATCCCGCCGGACGCCGAGAACGTCCGCGACGGCGGCACCGCCACCTACGCCGACGGCGACATCCGTGACTACCGCCTGCTGGACGTGACGGCCGCGCTGCGCGACGACCACGACCTGACGGACGCCCAGCGGGCGCGGCTGCGGCTGGCCTTCGAACGCACCGAGGGCACCCTGCTGAACCGCGGCGCGGCCGCGGACGGCCTGAAGCCGCTGACACGGTTGCCTGAATAA
- a CDS encoding NAD(P)-binding protein, with product MVVAGDDALAHRLAAELRGVYGERVTLVVPPAQRRVRPPVVGRARGSTLFDRVSAAVTRAAGNGDTPPGRTAEPPGSERVLEATELTEAVLAEAGVERAAALALVHDDDETNIRAALTARRLNPRLRLVIRLYNRRLGEHIKELLDQASALATAGMDDGTAGGGAGGAGGGGFDASTTVLSDADTAAPALAATAVAGTSKVVQTDGLMLRAVERPPPGPGEVADPGLCTLALLSATTNDPAGADGSESSGPQGPRLLPDERAVAAATGRGTVVLETVSYTGPAVSGGRSVLPFASLLSRRLRWSFAGLVGCVIGLAIASMAVTREQPLQATYLTLLDLFAINNPAIGQPAGRQVLQLFSGLVGLLLLPVLLAAVLEALGTFRSGSALRKPPRGLSGHVVLLGVGKIGTRVLARLRELNIPVVCVEADPEARGLAMARRLRVPVVLGDVTQEGVLEAAKIHRAHALLALTSADTTNLEAALYARTVRPDLRVVLRLYDDDFATAVYRTLRAAHPQALTRSRSVSHLAAPAFAGAMMGRQILGAIPVERRVLLFAAIEVGGHAQLEGRTVGEAFRAGSWRVLALETGVGGRRGDPAGGVAGGGVTRRAPSGLVWDLPSSYVLRAEDRVVLAATRRGLAELLGRRARERSEP from the coding sequence ATGGTGGTGGCCGGGGACGACGCCCTGGCGCACCGGCTCGCCGCGGAACTGCGCGGTGTCTACGGCGAGCGGGTGACCCTCGTCGTACCGCCCGCACAGCGCCGCGTACGTCCGCCGGTGGTCGGACGGGCCCGGGGCTCGACCCTGTTCGACCGGGTCTCCGCGGCGGTGACCCGGGCCGCCGGGAACGGTGACACGCCGCCCGGCCGTACGGCCGAACCACCGGGCTCCGAAAGGGTGTTGGAGGCCACCGAACTCACCGAGGCCGTACTCGCCGAGGCGGGCGTCGAACGGGCCGCCGCCCTCGCGCTCGTCCATGACGACGACGAGACCAACATCCGGGCAGCGCTCACCGCGCGCCGTCTCAACCCGCGGCTGCGGCTCGTCATCCGGCTCTACAACCGGCGTCTCGGCGAGCACATCAAGGAACTCCTGGACCAGGCTTCGGCGTTGGCCACCGCCGGGATGGACGACGGCACCGCCGGCGGCGGTGCGGGCGGCGCCGGCGGCGGCGGGTTCGACGCGTCCACCACCGTGCTGTCCGACGCCGACACCGCCGCGCCCGCCCTCGCCGCCACCGCCGTCGCCGGCACCAGCAAGGTCGTCCAGACGGACGGGCTGATGCTGCGGGCCGTGGAACGGCCCCCGCCGGGACCCGGCGAGGTCGCCGACCCCGGTCTGTGCACGCTCGCGCTGCTGTCCGCCACGACCAACGACCCGGCCGGGGCCGACGGTTCCGAGAGCAGCGGTCCGCAGGGGCCCCGACTGCTGCCCGACGAACGGGCGGTGGCCGCCGCGACCGGGCGCGGGACCGTCGTCCTGGAGACCGTGTCCTACACCGGTCCTGCGGTGTCCGGCGGGCGCAGCGTCCTGCCCTTCGCCTCACTGCTGTCGCGTCGGCTGCGCTGGTCGTTCGCCGGGCTGGTGGGGTGCGTGATCGGACTGGCGATCGCCTCGATGGCCGTCACCAGGGAGCAGCCGCTCCAGGCGACCTATCTGACACTGCTCGACCTCTTCGCCATCAACAATCCCGCCATCGGGCAACCGGCCGGGCGGCAGGTCCTCCAGCTCTTCTCCGGGCTCGTCGGGCTGCTGCTGCTTCCGGTGCTGCTCGCCGCCGTGCTGGAGGCGCTGGGTACGTTCCGCAGCGGGTCCGCGTTGCGCAAGCCGCCGCGGGGGCTGTCCGGGCACGTGGTGCTGCTCGGCGTCGGCAAGATCGGTACGCGGGTGCTCGCGCGCCTGCGGGAGCTGAACATTCCCGTGGTGTGCGTGGAGGCCGACCCCGAGGCGCGGGGGCTGGCGATGGCGCGGCGGCTTCGGGTGCCGGTGGTGCTCGGCGATGTGACCCAGGAAGGTGTGCTGGAGGCCGCGAAGATCCATCGGGCGCACGCGTTGCTCGCGCTGACCAGCGCGGACACCACGAATCTGGAGGCGGCCCTGTACGCCCGTACGGTGCGGCCCGATCTGCGGGTGGTGCTGCGGCTGTACGACGACGACTTCGCGACCGCCGTGTACCGGACCCTGCGGGCCGCGCATCCGCAGGCCCTCACGCGCAGCCGCAGTGTGTCGCACCTGGCCGCGCCCGCGTTCGCCGGGGCGATGATGGGGCGGCAGATCCTCGGGGCGATCCCGGTCGAACGGCGGGTGCTGCTGTTCGCGGCCATCGAGGTGGGCGGGCACGCGCAGTTGGAGGGACGGACCGTGGGAGAGGCGTTCCGGGCGGGGTCGTGGCGGGTGCTCGCGCTGGAGACGGGGGTCGGGGGACGGCGCGGGGATCCGGCGGGCGGAGTGGCGGGCGGCGGGGTGACGCGGCGGGCGCCGAGCGGGCTCGTCTGGGATCTTCCCTCCTCCTATGTGCTGCGGGCGGAGGATCGGGTGGTGCTGGCGGCCACTCGGCGGGGGCTCGCGGAGTTGCTGGGGCGGCGGGCCCGGGAGCGGTCCGAGCCGTAG
- a CDS encoding S9 family peptidase, whose protein sequence is MTESNGSVEQQQAAMPDWEKRFRAPKVSLPDWAEDAPHRSLFVSNATGTYELYTWDRETGEQRQITDRANGTTDGVLSPDGEWIWWFDDKDGDEFGIWRRRRFAADGSADGSADAASTAATAGAAGVDEPAAPGLEPSYPGGLAIGRDGRTAVVGRSTDEEGSTIHLVRSGEEPVEIYRHRESAGVGDLSHDGSLIAVEHTEHGDAMHSALRVLRPDGSTVAELDDSKGGTVELGLEVLGFAPVDGDTRLLIGHQRRGRWEPLVWDVATGEETDLSLDLPGDVGAEWYPDGSALLIAHGFEARSDLWRYDLASAELVRVPTPAGTVSGATARPDGSVEYLWSSAAEPSSVRSTAGGVVLDPPGLKSPGSVPVEDVWVEGPGGRVHALIQKPAGTTGPLPTVFDIHGGPTWHDSDSFAAGPAAWVDHGYAVVRVNYRGSTGYGREWTDALKHRVGLIELEDIAAVREWAVTSGLADPERLILTGGSWGGYLTLLGLGTQPDAWTLGIAAVPVADYVTAYHDEMEALKAMDRTLLGGTPEEVPERFEASSPLTYVDAVKAPVYISAGVNDPRCPIRQVENYVDRLASRGAVHEVYRYDAGHGSLVVGERIKQVHLELNFARTHLPH, encoded by the coding sequence ATGACTGAGAGCAACGGGTCCGTCGAGCAGCAGCAGGCGGCCATGCCCGACTGGGAGAAGCGCTTCAGGGCACCGAAGGTGTCGCTGCCGGACTGGGCGGAGGACGCCCCGCACCGCTCGCTGTTCGTCTCCAACGCGACGGGAACCTACGAGCTGTACACGTGGGACCGCGAGACGGGCGAGCAGCGCCAGATCACCGACAGGGCGAACGGTACGACGGACGGGGTGCTCTCCCCGGACGGCGAATGGATCTGGTGGTTCGACGACAAGGACGGTGACGAGTTCGGCATCTGGCGCCGCCGCCGTTTCGCCGCGGACGGCTCCGCGGACGGCTCCGCGGACGCCGCTTCCACAGCCGCGACCGCCGGTGCCGCGGGCGTGGACGAGCCCGCGGCACCGGGACTGGAGCCCTCCTACCCCGGGGGACTCGCCATCGGCCGGGACGGGCGGACGGCGGTCGTGGGCCGCTCGACGGACGAGGAGGGGTCGACGATCCACCTGGTCCGGTCCGGCGAGGAACCCGTGGAGATCTACCGCCACCGGGAGTCGGCCGGCGTCGGCGACCTCTCCCACGACGGCTCCCTGATCGCCGTGGAGCACACCGAGCACGGCGACGCGATGCACTCGGCCCTGCGGGTGCTGCGCCCGGACGGTTCGACGGTCGCCGAGCTCGACGACAGCAAGGGCGGCACGGTCGAGCTGGGCCTGGAGGTGCTGGGCTTCGCCCCGGTCGACGGGGACACCCGGCTGCTCATCGGGCATCAGCGGCGCGGCCGTTGGGAGCCGCTGGTGTGGGACGTCGCGACGGGCGAGGAGACGGACCTGTCCCTCGACCTGCCCGGCGACGTGGGCGCCGAGTGGTATCCGGACGGTTCGGCGTTGCTGATCGCGCACGGCTTCGAGGCCCGCAGTGACCTGTGGCGCTACGACCTGGCGTCCGCCGAGCTGGTCCGCGTGCCCACCCCCGCGGGCACGGTGTCCGGAGCGACGGCCCGCCCGGACGGCAGCGTGGAGTACCTGTGGTCGTCGGCGGCCGAACCGTCGTCGGTGCGTTCGACGGCCGGCGGGGTCGTCCTCGATCCCCCCGGCCTGAAGTCCCCGGGTTCGGTCCCGGTGGAGGACGTCTGGGTGGAGGGCCCCGGCGGCAGGGTGCACGCGCTGATCCAGAAGCCGGCGGGGACGACGGGGCCGCTGCCCACCGTCTTCGACATCCACGGCGGCCCGACCTGGCACGACAGCGATTCCTTCGCCGCGGGCCCGGCGGCCTGGGTGGACCACGGGTACGCGGTGGTGCGGGTCAACTACCGGGGTTCCACCGGGTACGGACGGGAGTGGACGGACGCCCTCAAGCACCGGGTCGGCCTCATCGAGCTGGAGGACATCGCGGCGGTCCGCGAGTGGGCGGTGACGTCCGGACTCGCCGACCCGGAGCGGCTGATCCTCACCGGCGGGTCCTGGGGCGGCTACCTCACGCTGCTGGGGCTCGGCACCCAGCCGGACGCCTGGACCCTCGGCATCGCCGCCGTCCCGGTCGCGGACTACGTCACGGCGTACCACGACGAGATGGAGGCGCTGAAGGCCATGGACCGCACCCTGCTGGGCGGCACCCCGGAGGAGGTCCCCGAGCGCTTCGAGGCGTCCTCACCCCTGACGTACGTCGACGCCGTCAAGGCCCCCGTCTACATCTCGGCCGGCGTGAACGACCCCCGCTGCCCCATCCGCCAGGTCGAGAACTACGTCGACCGTCTCGCCTCCCGAGGTGCCGTCCACGAGGTCTACCGCTACGACGCCGGCCACGGCTCCCTGGTCGTCGGCGAACGCATCAAACAGGTCCACCTGGAACTGAACTTCGCCCGGACCCACCTTCCGCACTGA
- a CDS encoding SURF1 family protein, translating into MYRFLLTPRWWGINVFVLLAIPFCVFMGSWQLSRFEARVQDQRDAGEQAAAAKTDPARPLRELLPVDKNTSGKQAVATGRYGKQLLVPDRELDGRNGYYVLTLLRTDGGQALPVVRGWLPGTADSAKAPAVPAGEVTVTGALQVSESPGANGVSAAGGLPEGQTGAISSASLVNLVPYKVYDAWITLAKADSGMTAVPATAPQGTGLDLKAFQNLGYTGEWFVFAGFVVFMWFRLLRREAEFARDAELGLVPSEGTDHERDRERDPEHERDGSPDENPARDAAGTPVP; encoded by the coding sequence GTGTACCGGTTCCTGCTGACGCCCCGCTGGTGGGGGATCAACGTCTTCGTGCTGTTGGCCATCCCCTTCTGCGTCTTCATGGGGTCATGGCAGTTGAGCCGGTTCGAGGCTCGGGTCCAGGACCAGCGCGACGCCGGTGAGCAGGCCGCGGCCGCGAAGACGGACCCGGCCCGGCCGCTGCGCGAGCTGCTGCCCGTCGACAAGAACACGTCCGGCAAGCAGGCGGTCGCCACCGGCCGGTACGGCAAGCAGCTGCTGGTGCCGGACCGCGAACTGGACGGCAGGAACGGGTACTACGTGCTGACGCTGCTGCGGACCGACGGCGGCCAGGCGCTGCCCGTCGTCCGGGGCTGGCTGCCCGGTACCGCGGATTCCGCGAAGGCACCGGCCGTCCCGGCCGGCGAGGTGACCGTGACGGGCGCGCTGCAGGTCTCCGAGAGCCCGGGGGCGAACGGGGTGAGCGCCGCCGGCGGGCTTCCCGAGGGGCAGACCGGCGCGATCAGCTCGGCGTCACTGGTGAACCTGGTGCCGTACAAGGTCTACGACGCCTGGATCACCCTCGCGAAGGCCGACAGCGGGATGACGGCGGTGCCCGCGACCGCGCCGCAGGGCACCGGCCTGGACCTCAAGGCGTTCCAGAACCTCGGCTACACCGGTGAGTGGTTCGTCTTCGCGGGCTTCGTCGTCTTCATGTGGTTCCGGCTGCTGCGCCGCGAGGCCGAGTTCGCGCGGGACGCGGAGCTCGGTCTGGTCCCCTCCGAGGGAACGGACCACGAACGGGACCGTGAGCGGGACCCGGAGCACGAGCGGGACGGAAGCCCCGACGAGAATCCGGCCCGGGACGCCGCCGGGACCCCGGTCCCGTAG
- a CDS encoding SigE family RNA polymerase sigma factor has translation MAEVLEFTAVQTRGTALRPPRRLRSPGASGGMPVIAPMPAARPARIPSQRDGAEDSSTAAGTTVDHLTETYRAHYRSLLGLAALLLDDTASCEDVVQEAFIRVHSARKRVRDPEKTLAYLRQTVVNLSRSALRRRILGLKLLSKPMPDMASAEEGAYDLLERDALKKAMKGLQRRQREVLVLRYFADMTEAQVAETLGISLGSVKAYGSRGIAALRVAMEAPA, from the coding sequence GTGGCAGAGGTACTCGAATTCACCGCGGTACAGACGAGGGGCACGGCCCTGCGTCCACCCCGCCGACTCCGCAGCCCCGGCGCGTCCGGCGGCATGCCGGTGATCGCGCCCATGCCCGCAGCGCGGCCCGCCCGCATACCGAGCCAGCGCGACGGCGCTGAGGACAGCAGCACGGCCGCAGGCACGACGGTCGACCATCTGACCGAGACCTACCGCGCCCACTACCGGTCGCTCCTGGGTCTCGCGGCGCTCCTGCTCGACGACACCGCCTCGTGCGAGGACGTCGTCCAGGAGGCCTTCATCCGGGTGCACTCGGCGCGCAAGCGCGTCCGCGACCCGGAGAAGACGCTCGCCTATCTGCGTCAGACCGTCGTCAACCTCTCGCGGTCGGCCCTGCGCCGGCGCATCCTCGGCCTCAAGCTCCTCTCGAAGCCGATGCCCGACATGGCGAGCGCCGAGGAGGGCGCCTACGACCTGTTGGAGCGCGACGCGCTGAAGAAGGCGATGAAGGGCCTGCAGCGCCGCCAGCGCGAGGTTCTCGTACTGCGCTACTTCGCGGACATGACCGAGGCCCAGGTCGCCGAGACCCTCGGCATATCGCTCGGCTCGGTCAAGGCGTACGGCTCGCGCGGCATCGCGGCGCTCCGTGTGGCCATGGAGGCCCCGGCATGA
- a CDS encoding aspartate-semialdehyde dehydrogenase, translating to MAEWTGRPAEHFSGHPGHPGRLGRPTLAVVGATGAVGGVMLQILSQHADIWGEIRLLASPRSAGRKLAVRGEEVEVAALSEAAFDGVDVAMFDVPDEVAAHWAPIAAAKGVIVVDNSGAFRMDPDVPLVVPEVNPHTARMRPRGIIANPNCTTLSMIVALGALHAEFGLRELVVSSYQAVSGAGRAGVETLRQQLSLVAGTELGTSPGDVRRAVGDNTGPFPEPVALNVVPWAGSLREDGWSSEEMKVRDESRKILGLPRLPVAVTCVRVPVVTTHSLTVHARFEDRVTVAKAREILATAPGVVLFDDPAAGEFPTPADVVGTDPTWVGRVRRALDDPTALELFVCGDNLRKGAALNTAQIAELVAAELAARPPGRA from the coding sequence ATGGCCGAATGGACCGGGCGACCGGCTGAACACTTCTCCGGTCACCCCGGTCACCCCGGACGCCTCGGACGTCCGACGCTCGCGGTCGTGGGCGCGACCGGGGCCGTCGGCGGCGTCATGCTCCAGATCCTGTCCCAGCACGCGGACATCTGGGGCGAGATCCGTCTGCTCGCCTCCCCGCGCTCGGCCGGCCGCAAGCTGGCTGTGCGCGGCGAGGAGGTCGAGGTGGCGGCGCTGAGCGAGGCCGCCTTCGACGGGGTCGACGTCGCGATGTTCGACGTACCCGACGAGGTGGCGGCGCACTGGGCGCCGATCGCCGCCGCCAAGGGTGTGATCGTGGTGGACAACTCGGGCGCCTTCCGGATGGACCCGGACGTGCCCCTGGTCGTCCCCGAGGTCAATCCGCACACCGCCCGGATGCGTCCGCGCGGGATCATCGCCAACCCGAACTGCACCACTCTTTCCATGATCGTGGCGCTCGGCGCGCTGCACGCCGAGTTCGGGCTGCGCGAGCTGGTGGTCTCCAGCTACCAGGCGGTGAGCGGTGCCGGGCGCGCCGGCGTCGAGACCCTGCGCCAGCAGCTGTCCCTGGTCGCCGGTACGGAACTGGGGACCAGCCCCGGTGACGTACGCCGTGCGGTGGGGGACAACACCGGCCCGTTCCCGGAGCCGGTGGCCCTGAACGTCGTACCGTGGGCCGGGTCGCTGCGCGAGGACGGCTGGTCCTCGGAGGAGATGAAGGTGCGGGACGAGTCCCGCAAGATCCTGGGGCTGCCCCGCCTGCCCGTGGCCGTGACCTGCGTCCGCGTCCCGGTCGTCACCACGCACTCCCTCACCGTCCACGCCCGCTTCGAGGACAGGGTCACGGTGGCGAAGGCGCGGGAGATCCTGGCCACCGCGCCCGGGGTCGTCCTGTTCGACGATCCGGCCGCCGGGGAGTTCCCCACTCCCGCCGACGTCGTGGGCACCGACCCGACCTGGGTCGGCCGTGTCCGGCGGGCGCTCGACGATCCGACCGCCCTCGAACTCTTCGTCTGCGGCGACAACCTCCGCAAGGGAGCCGCGCTCAACACGGCGCAGATCGCGGAGCTGGTGGCGGCGGAGTTGGCGGCCCGCCCCCCGGGCAGGGCGTGA